The window ATCCCAGAATCTACGGGGAAACAGTAGATATGGGAGCCTATGAGTGGCCGGGATATGCCGTCGGAGAAGAACCGATGAATGAAAGAATAAGATTAACCTCGGCACCCAATCCTTTTCGCAATGAAACTGTTATCTCTTTTCAACTTCCCCAAACCGGAATCGTAAATCTAACAATTTACAATATCAAAGGGCAAAAGGTTATAACGCTTTTAGATGCCTATTCCTCTCCCGGCAATTTTCATGCAAACTGGAAAGGATTAGATAGGCATGGCTATCCGGTGTCCAACGGAGCCTATTTTGCCAAGTTAGTTGTGGATGATAAGCAAAAGGCGGTAAAACGTATAATAAAATTTTAATTTTGTCGCAACCCAAGTCCAGCCAAAAAAAATGGCGTGATTCGAATTCCTAAAAAATCCAGACCCTGTAGAAATAGACAACAAAATGTATTTT of the Candidatus Cloacimonadota bacterium genome contains:
- a CDS encoding T9SS type A sorting domain-containing protein — its product is PRIYGETVDMGAYEWPGYAVGEEPMNERIRLTSAPNPFRNETVISFQLPQTGIVNLTIYNIKGQKVITLLDAYSSPGNFHANWKGLDRHGYPVSNGAYFAKLVVDDKQKAVKRIIKF